ATCAGATTATTTATTACGCAAAACTGTTAGTTAATAATATTTTTTTCATGATTTCTACCTAATATTAGCATATCGCCTTATGTCGTTACTTAATCATTTGGCCCTTTTCTTGAAAAACAATATTATCTATCTATTATTAGTAAGAAGCCCTGTGGATTTATTATCCAAATGGTAACACGTAGTATCTTGTTAACATCATCGCAACACTGATATTAGTGTTGCTTTTTTATTTTGTATAGACTTATGTTTTATATTATTTAAATTTAACGTAGACATTTCTAAGAATTTAAGAATATTGAGTGGTAGGTTAACCAATATGGAGATAGTATCGTAATTTTGATTGAAAACACCTATCGAAAATATTTTTAAGTTTTGATTTTTTAACTAAATATCCATTTTATTTCTTTCCACAGCTTAAAACTTTTTTATAGGCCATTTCGTTTAACTATCTGAGGTAAATGAATACTAGGAGTAGATAAAGTATTTTTCAAAACAGTTAATCTAGTCATTAGGACTCTATGAGATGAGACATTATTATACAGACTTACTAGTATGGAGAAAAAACAACAAATAAGGTTACAATCATTTCTGGAAATAATCCAGTGAGCAATAGGAGGTAGCAAAATGAAGCAATTAGTTAAATTTGAGATATATAAACTATTTAGACAAAAAGGGATATACACTTGGATGATTCTTATGTTTCTCTTTTTTAGTCTGGCGATGACGATGGAAGCAAGAATTCCTAATAACTTGGATACTTCGGCTATAGAGATTAAAGAAGAGCTGCAAACAGCTGCGAAAAAGTGGGAGGGAAAGTTAACAGGCAAAAAGATAGAAGAGGCCTCGAATCTTTCACAATCTCTTGAGGCTAGAGTACAACAGAAATTTGCTGATAATTATAAAGGAGATGGCAATGAATTAACATCAGAAGAAGTGGCTGAATATTTCATCCTCTCTCGAATAAGCTTGGCTAGATATAATTTACAAGTTTTTCAAACAAACCTTAAAGATCTTGATAATAGGGTAAATTCAGTAAATAGAGATAGTTTCGCCTATAAGAAAGGATTACTTGAACAGGAAATGTTAGAAAAGGTGAATGTTGAAACATTTACGTATAATGAAGGACCAAAAAAAACCATTGACTTTGTCAGTAATTACGCAGTTTATTTTACAGGAATAATTATGCTAGTCGGACTTACTTCAACTTTTGTAAATGAAACGAGAACATCGATGGATCAACTAATATACAGCTCACGCTATGGTCGTAAACAAATTGTTACGGCAAAAATAATGGCTGGAATGGCTCTAATCGTCGTCCTTACTATATCATGGGTTACGTTTGATGTGTTAATGAACTTATATCTCTATGGAAATAACGGCTGGAACTCATCAATTCAGCTTTTAGGGCATCCCCATTCCCCTTATAACCTAACTGGTCTAGAGTATTTTGGCATTCAAATTGGGGCACACCTAATCGCTGCCATTGCATTTATGGCCTTTATATTAACCGTTTCAGCCCTTTCGAAAAGTATACTCGCATCATTTCTTATTAGTACATTGGTCTTCATCTTACCATCAATTTTTCTACATTCACACATTTTGGAATTTGCAAGAAAGTATAGCTTTATATCCTTTATGGAGGCATTTGAATTTAGAAGTCCGTTTCATGCAATAAATGTATTTGGAGTTCCAGTATTAGACCCATATATACACTATCCTCTACTAGTGTTAATAACCGCTTTCTTTATGTTTGTGACTTATCAAATAATTAGAAGAAAACAAGTGCAATAAGGAATCATACGTAGATGAAGGATTATTTGAGCAACCAGCTAAGCTAATGACATTGGCTGGTTTTCTGTTACGTATAGATTATCTCTGTTGGCTAGCTTTCGATTTACTTCTGCATTGATTCTTCAACCCTTCTTAAATACTATACAGACCCTCATGAACAAACGACTAGTGTATTCTCTCAAAATCAAAGTGAGGACGCTCCTATTATGAAGGAAAAGCGCCCTACCTCCACTTCTATGCACCTATTACTTCTGACTATAGTCTAATACCTAGAGAAAGAATTAATAAAAAGGTCATTCTTACTTCTTCTTGCTTACGATACATTGCGTGTAACAATTTTGAGCACATATTTTAGGTGTTGCCGTTACATTTCTTGGTGGAAAATCGTGAGTTGAATAGATGGAAACAAAAAGTAGAAATGATTACGGAAGAATGATGAAGTATTATGTGTAGAGCAAATGAGCTTACAAGTGCTAAGCTATATTGAGTAGAGGTTCTAAAGTGAGATAGTACCGCTTTTTTATTTTTCTATTTGTCGAAAATAATGATAAACCTTATTTAGTTTTTGAGATTGTTTTCCCTTTGGACTTTCCATACTACCGAATTCGAAGAATTTAACCTTTTTTATTCCGATAAAATTGAAAACGGCTTTTTTCATTATCACTTTATGAACATTGTTTAAGAAAAATAAAGGGTACTTCGTAGGCCCCTTCATTGTTGAAACACAAACGACTGACTTTCCTTTTATCAGACCTTCTACTAAGCCAAGGCGTCCCTTATTTTTATAGGCAAAGTTTGAGGCAAGTACTCGATCAAAATAGCCTAATAGCATAGCAGGCGGTCTCCCCCACCAAATCGGATAAACAAATACGAGTTTATCTGCCCATAAAATCTGTTCTCGATACTTTTCGAGCTCCACATCTAGATGCATATCTCTCCTGAGCTTTTCTTCATTAAATACGAGTAAAGGGTTAAATTGTTCTTCATACAAGTCAATTACTTTGATTTCAGTAATATTTGGGTTCTCCCTACATCCTTCTAATACTTTTTGTGAAAAGGCAAAACATAAACTGTTGTGATTAGGATGTGTGTAGATCATTAAAACCTTCATTCCTCCCACCCCTTTTATTTATCTTTTGATAATTAAAACATACCTTAGCTTCCTTTACTTGTCAATTAATAATTGTTTTTTGATAACTATTCTGTTACCTTAACATTAGAGGTGAGAGAAATGGGGCATAAGTCTCTTTTTAATAAATTAATTCATTTTACCAATTCAGTATACAGTGTTACGTATGAGCTATCCAAGGATGAAAAACCCGACCATTTAACAACCGTCCAATATGACATTCTTGTCTTTATCGCTTTAAAAAAGCAAACCACTCCTAGCCATATTAGTGAGTGCCTTCACATCTCTATACCGAATGTCAGTCGTGAACTTAAAAAATTGGCAGAGCATCATCTAATTATAAAAACACCCGATGTAGTTGACCGAAGAAAACAACTCATTGAGCTGTCTGAACAGGGAGGACAGTTGATGGAACAAGTTTACGAAAGGATATTCGCTAATTTCAAAAACCGAGTCCATAATGCGTCTCAATCAGAATTAGACGAAATCGACCATGCGATTGATTTATTAAAAAAACACCTATATTTTTAATTCGTATAGTCCATGTGGAACTATACGAATATTTTATGCGAACAAAGTAATAGATTTACTTACTCTAACAAAATAAACCCTTCAATAAATAATGTTATCATTTCCTATTCGTGTGATTAATTGGTAATATTAAGATGAAGTCGATCTACTCTTGATTGAAGGAGGAATAGGCATTTTAGTATACATAAATCTATTCATTGGAATCGTATTGTTAACCTCTGTTTTCTTCTTTTTTAGAAAAAATTCAAAGGATAAAAAAGGGTATCAACCAGATAAATATGATTTCTATCTACTATCTATTATTTTGTTCCAATCTATTGTTATTCCTTATTTCTATTTTATTAGAAAATAAAAAACCTACTCGACTGGGGTGCAGAACCCTGGAGTAGGTTTTTTCGTTTTAACTTCATGATACTAGTGGTAGGCGCTATATAAAAATCACAAAACGTAGCATCGTTGATAAACAATAGACAGTTGTCAACTTTCCATTTATCACTCAAAAAATAACACTTTCTTCTTTCCTACAAGCTTAACGTCCGTATACGTTGATAATAATAATTCTCGTATCGTCCATTTTTAATTCCCCAATCTGGTAGTACTGCTTCTCCCCCTCTCTTTTACAACAAAATTTATCGTACTACCATCTTTTTTACATCAAATGCATCAACTGCTTTACCATCAACGTATAGGAATAGATTTGCTTAATCTACATTGCGATATAATCGTGTGCAAAAACAGATACTGTATGAATGTACTTTACTTCACCTAAATCTACAAAATTAAACAGTATTGTTTCGCCTACATTCTGCTCGTCCACTGTTCTGCCTATTGTTAGATTATTAATATATTAAAAAGTAATAGTAGTATTATTTATTTGTCATTCTCTTTTAAATCTCACTAGGCAACTTGTTTTCTTTTAATCGTTTTGAAAACCACGACCATCAATATAATCGTTACTATTGCGATGAATGGATAGTGTACATATGGTGTTAATACTGGATTTCCAAATAAATTGTATACAGTTAAGTTCTCTGTAAATTCAGGGGAAATCAAGAAATTAGCAAAGCTATACTTCATCACATATTCCCAAAGTGGAATACCAAAACTAATTGTTGGCAAGATAAAAACCGTACCACTAATGATAAAGGATGTTAATATATTTTTTGATAGTGCAGAAACGATTAATACGAACGACATAAAGGCGATGGCTACTAGCAAATGGATGCCGATTTGGATTAAGAAATATTCAAGCATTGTTAAATCATATGGTGAGAGCTGAGACACTAAGTTTGCTACTTGAATAGGTGCGTCCCAGCCACTGCTTCCGTAGATGTACGTATTCATTAATACGGTATAACTAACCCAGGAAAGTATCACGAACAATACATAAATAATTGACGCAATGATTTTTGCCGTGACACCTTTTCTACGACCGTGTTTTGAACTGTAAACTAGCTGGTCCATTCCAGTATTATTTTCATTCACAAAAATACCAGCTAACCCAATTAATAAGATAATTCCTGTAATATAACGGGAGAAATACCCAGAAAATTCAATAATATTTTCTGCTCCTGCTTTATGTTCAACCGTATCAGCCTTTATATTTTGTAGCATGTTTTTCTCTAATATAGCTTTTTTATATGAAAAATCATTCTCACTATACTTTGTTAATTCATTATCTAGTTCCTGTATTCTATAGGGGATAGCGACTTTTTCCACATTCACATAATCATAAAAGGACTGAACCATATAATCTTCAGCGGCTTCTTCCTTAGTTAAAGAACGATCGAATCCTTTCTGTATGAAAGACTCCTGAAAAGTGTCTGCTGCTTCTATTTTTTCATTTGTTAGTTCTCCCTCCCAGTTTTGGGACACTTTCTGCATTTCGCCTTGTAGATCCTTCGGTTTGTAAGAATCTACGAGAGGAATGTTAAAGTCGTTCAGACTGGAAAGAAGAAGGATAAGGAACAACCCAATGTAAATACTTTTTTGTTTAAAGATTTTATAGAGTTCAAATTTTACTAATTGCTTCATGTTGCTACCTCCTGGTCAAAATAATATAAATAAAGATCCTCTAAGTTTGGCGTAGCTTCAATTGCTCTTTCATCAGGTTTACTTTCCGAAATAATCCTAAGTCCTATTTCATGCTGTTGGCGGATGATATTTCCTACTTTGTATTTTGATTGAAAGGCTTGTACCTCATTTTCAGAAACATTCACTGTCCAAACATATCCTTTAATTTGCTCAAGTAAATTGTCCGGATTTTCTTTATGAATGAGCTCTCCTGCCTTGAGTACGAGAATTTCCTTTGCAATAAATTCAATATCGGAAACGATATGAGTTGATAATAAAACGATTCTATCCTTTGAAATAGATGACAATAGATTTCTGAAGCGAATACGCTCCTTTGGATCAAGACCTGCTGTTGGTTCATCGACAATTAGCACTTTTGGATCATTTAATAATGCTTGAGCAATGCCAAGTCTTTGTTTCATTCCACCTGAAAACTTACC
Above is a genomic segment from Bacillus spongiae containing:
- a CDS encoding NAD(P)H-dependent oxidoreductase gives rise to the protein MKVLMIYTHPNHNSLCFAFSQKVLEGCRENPNITEIKVIDLYEEQFNPLLVFNEEKLRRDMHLDVELEKYREQILWADKLVFVYPIWWGRPPAMLLGYFDRVLASNFAYKNKGRLGLVEGLIKGKSVVCVSTMKGPTKYPLFFLNNVHKVIMKKAVFNFIGIKKVKFFEFGSMESPKGKQSQKLNKVYHYFRQIEK
- a CDS encoding MarR family winged helix-turn-helix transcriptional regulator, with amino-acid sequence MGHKSLFNKLIHFTNSVYSVTYELSKDEKPDHLTTVQYDILVFIALKKQTTPSHISECLHISIPNVSRELKKLAEHHLIIKTPDVVDRRKQLIELSEQGGQLMEQVYERIFANFKNRVHNASQSELDEIDHAIDLLKKHLYF
- a CDS encoding ABC transporter ATP-binding protein; the protein is MKLTIENITKQFGDKLAVNNVSFELTEGVYGFLGANGAGKTTLMRMLVTLIKPTSGRILLDGKDIEVLDEQYRDVLGYLPQYIGLYKNFTAEKYLMYVASLKGIDKKTAESKVDELLETVNLTEHRKQKVGKFSGGMKQRLGIAQALLNDPKVLIVDEPTAGLDPKERIRFRNLLSSISKDRIVLLSTHIVSDIEFIAKEILVLKAGELIHKENPDNLLEQIKGYVWTVNVSENEVQAFQSKYKVGNIIRQQHEIGLRIISESKPDERAIEATPNLEDLYLYYFDQEVAT